A stretch of the Planktothricoides raciborskii GIHE-MW2 genome encodes the following:
- a CDS encoding filamentous hemagglutinin N-terminal domain-containing protein, whose protein sequence is MNYSNLFSGFLVILLYVISPRPLLAQIVSDRSLPSQSVVNSQGSVQQITGGTTAGSNLFHSFEQFNLLNGETAYFDNAITVKNIITRVTGGQISRIDGLIQANGLANLFLINPNGIVFGANAKLNLGGSFIASTADSIKLADGSFFSATERNAPPLLTINVPIGLQFGTNTGQIRVEGTGHSLNSNNELGLGFTPVTGFAESPPGLQIKPGNTLALVGSNLRFNGGILTAPGGHIFLGSVGSGFVSLNPTDYGWKLDYAAGANFGLIQLLSEALVDASGDSGGSIYVQGQRLEIRDGSGIIIQNQGSKAAGNITVNAVESVQIVGVNVAGNFPSTIKNQTVGEGAGGDINISTQQLMAESARDAIATSTSSAAPGGNINIVATDAIKLIDGSGIYAISLSTGNGGNVNLSTRYLTAINGSFVSSLADSTGHAGNAIVNATESIELSGILFDPIRPDTNIRPSNLSSTSFNSGNAGTLIINTARLILRDSGRVSASAFSSGNAGNLIINASESIEVTGQLPKSRPSLISSASFVSLEDKQAGTTVAGNAGSIMINTPRLIVRDRGLVNATNGGAGNPGQILINADQILVSNQGAITAVATSGSGATIALNARNIQLDRGSINASTSESGEGGNIRLNIGEDLILRNDSFISTQSGTEAPGGGNGGNITIQSQILGALDNSYINANAFAGNGGNIQITTQGIFLPTNRTITASSERGIDGIIEINTPESSLTSGLLVLSQNPINIADLIRNGCTDYQGSYFVIAGPGGLPNPTQALESQQVWQDFRLLSSQEISEITEIENYRLRQILPLIESKFTQFLEATNWRINQKNNIELVAEIPSFSPNLMVGYGCAAIQRFSD, encoded by the coding sequence ATGAATTACTCCAATTTATTCAGCGGATTTCTGGTAATCTTGCTCTATGTTATTTCCCCTAGGCCGCTATTAGCCCAGATTGTTTCCGATCGCAGCTTACCGAGTCAGTCCGTTGTCAATTCTCAAGGATCAGTGCAACAAATTACCGGCGGAACTACCGCAGGCAGCAACTTATTCCACAGTTTTGAACAGTTTAATCTGCTCAACGGAGAAACGGCTTATTTCGACAATGCCATCACCGTTAAAAATATTATTACGCGGGTGACAGGCGGGCAAATTTCTCGGATTGATGGGCTGATTCAAGCTAATGGTTTGGCTAATTTATTTCTAATTAATCCCAATGGCATTGTTTTCGGTGCCAATGCCAAGCTGAATTTGGGTGGATCGTTTATCGCCAGTACCGCAGATAGTATCAAACTAGCCGATGGTAGCTTTTTTAGTGCCACCGAACGAAATGCCCCACCGCTATTAACAATTAATGTACCCATTGGGTTGCAATTCGGGACAAATACTGGGCAAATTCGGGTCGAAGGAACGGGACATAGTTTGAATTCTAATAATGAATTAGGTCTAGGATTTACCCCGGTGACAGGATTTGCTGAAAGTCCTCCTGGTTTGCAGATTAAACCGGGCAATACCCTGGCCTTAGTTGGCAGTAATTTAAGATTTAATGGCGGAATTTTAACCGCTCCCGGAGGACATATTTTTTTAGGCAGTGTCGGTTCAGGGTTTGTGAGTCTGAATCCCACTGATTATGGTTGGAAACTGGACTATGCAGCCGGAGCAAATTTCGGGTTAATTCAGTTATTATCTGAGGCTTTAGTTGATGCCAGTGGCGATAGTGGCGGGTCCATCTATGTCCAAGGGCAAAGATTAGAAATACGTGATGGTTCAGGGATAATTATCCAAAATCAGGGCAGCAAAGCAGCGGGCAATATTACAGTGAATGCCGTTGAGTCTGTGCAGATTGTCGGCGTAAATGTTGCGGGTAATTTTCCCAGTACGATTAAGAATCAAACGGTGGGGGAAGGTGCGGGGGGAGATATTAATATTTCCACCCAGCAGTTGATGGCTGAAAGTGCTCGAGATGCGATCGCGACTTCCACCTCTAGTGCGGCGCCAGGTGGTAATATTAATATTGTGGCTACGGATGCCATAAAATTAATCGACGGCAGTGGCATTTACGCCATCAGCCTCAGTACCGGAAATGGCGGTAATGTCAATTTATCTACGAGATATTTAACGGCAATAAATGGCAGCTTTGTTTCTTCCTTGGCCGATAGTACGGGACACGCCGGAAATGCGATCGTGAATGCTACTGAATCGATAGAATTAAGTGGCATCTTGTTCGACCCAATAAGACCGGACACAAATATTAGACCCAGTAATTTGAGTTCTACATCTTTTAATTCAGGAAATGCCGGAACTTTAATCATCAATACAGCCCGATTAATTTTAAGGGACTCTGGCAGAGTTTCTGCTTCCGCTTTTTCCAGTGGCAATGCGGGAAATTTAATCATTAATGCATCGGAATCCATCGAGGTGACAGGTCAATTACCCAAAAGCCGACCGAGTTTAATTTCTTCCGCTAGTTTTGTCAGTTTAGAAGATAAACAAGCAGGAACAACGGTGGCGGGAAATGCGGGGTCGATTATGATTAATACCCCCAGATTAATTGTCCGCGATCGCGGATTGGTCAATGCCACCAATGGTGGCGCGGGAAATCCCGGTCAAATTCTGATAAATGCTGACCAAATTTTAGTCAGTAACCAAGGAGCAATTACCGCCGTAGCCACATCTGGGTCTGGGGCAACTATTGCCCTGAATGCGCGGAATATTCAACTGGATCGAGGCAGCATTAATGCGTCCACTTCTGAGTCTGGAGAAGGGGGTAATATCCGGTTAAATATTGGGGAAGATTTAATTCTGCGAAATGATAGTTTCATTTCCACCCAGTCGGGAACTGAAGCCCCAGGAGGTGGCAATGGCGGAAATATTACCATCCAAAGTCAAATATTAGGCGCCTTAGATAATAGCTATATTAATGCCAATGCCTTCGCGGGCAATGGGGGAAATATCCAAATCACCACTCAGGGCATATTTTTACCGACTAATAGGACAATTACTGCTAGTTCTGAACGGGGAATCGATGGTATCATCGAAATTAATACTCCAGAAAGTAGTCTAACTTCTGGGTTACTGGTTTTATCTCAAAACCCGATTAATATTGCCGATTTAATTCGCAATGGCTGTACAGATTATCAGGGGAGTTATTTTGTGATTGCCGGACCGGGTGGTTTACCGAATCCCACCCAAGCGTTAGAAAGTCAGCAAGTTTGGCAAGATTTTCGATTGTTATCTAGCCAAGAAATTTCCGAAATAACCGAAATAGAAAATTATCGTTTACGGCAAATTTTACCATTAATTGAGTCAAAATTTACCCAATTTTTAGAGGCAACAAACTGGCGGATAAATCAAAAAAATAACATTGAATTAGTGGCAGAAATTCCTAGTTTTAGCCCTAATTTAATGGTAGGATATGGTTGTGCTGCCATACAGCGCTTTTCAGATTAA